In Thamnophis elegans isolate rThaEle1 chromosome 13, rThaEle1.pri, whole genome shotgun sequence, one DNA window encodes the following:
- the VPS29 gene encoding vacuolar protein sorting-associated protein 29 isoform X1 gives MAGHRLVLVLGDLQIPHRCNSLPAKFKKLLVPGKIQHILCTGNLCTKESYDYLKTLAGDVHVVRGDFDENLNYPEQKVVTVGQFKIGLIHGHQVIPWGDVASLALLQRQFDVDILISGHTHKFEAFEHENKFYINPGSATGAYNALENNIVPSFVLMDIQASTVVTYVYQLIGDDVKVERIEYKKC, from the exons ATG gctgggcacaga TTGGTGTTAGTGTTGGGCGACCTTCAGATTCCTCACCGCTGTAACAGCCTCCCAGCTAAATTCAAGAAACTGCTGGTTCCGGGCAAAATCCAGCACATTCTTTGCACGGGAAACCTCTGTACAAAGGAGAGCTATGACTATCTCAAGACCTTGGCTGGAGACGTTCACGTCGTGAGGGGCGATTTCGATGAG AACCTGAACTATCCCGAACAGAAAGTGGTTACTGTGGGGCAGTTCAAGATCGGTCTGATCCACGGCCATCAAGTCATTCCCTGGGGCGACGTGGCCAGCCTCGCTCTCCTCCAGAGGCAGTTCGACGTCGACATCTTGATTTCGGGCCACACGCACAAGTTCGAGGCATTTGAACACGAGAACAAGTTCTACATTAACCCAGGATCAGCCACAGGGGCCTACAACGCTTTGGAAAA CAATATCGTCCCGTCCTTCGTGCTGATGGACATCCAGGCCTCCACAGTGGTCACTTACGTCTATCAGCTGATTGGGGACGACGTGAAGGTGGAAAGAATCGAGTACAAGAAATGTTAA
- the VPS29 gene encoding vacuolar protein sorting-associated protein 29 isoform X2, whose translation MLVLVLGDLQIPHRCNSLPAKFKKLLVPGKIQHILCTGNLCTKESYDYLKTLAGDVHVVRGDFDENLNYPEQKVVTVGQFKIGLIHGHQVIPWGDVASLALLQRQFDVDILISGHTHKFEAFEHENKFYINPGSATGAYNALENNIVPSFVLMDIQASTVVTYVYQLIGDDVKVERIEYKKC comes from the exons ATG TTGGTGTTAGTGTTGGGCGACCTTCAGATTCCTCACCGCTGTAACAGCCTCCCAGCTAAATTCAAGAAACTGCTGGTTCCGGGCAAAATCCAGCACATTCTTTGCACGGGAAACCTCTGTACAAAGGAGAGCTATGACTATCTCAAGACCTTGGCTGGAGACGTTCACGTCGTGAGGGGCGATTTCGATGAG AACCTGAACTATCCCGAACAGAAAGTGGTTACTGTGGGGCAGTTCAAGATCGGTCTGATCCACGGCCATCAAGTCATTCCCTGGGGCGACGTGGCCAGCCTCGCTCTCCTCCAGAGGCAGTTCGACGTCGACATCTTGATTTCGGGCCACACGCACAAGTTCGAGGCATTTGAACACGAGAACAAGTTCTACATTAACCCAGGATCAGCCACAGGGGCCTACAACGCTTTGGAAAA CAATATCGTCCCGTCCTTCGTGCTGATGGACATCCAGGCCTCCACAGTGGTCACTTACGTCTATCAGCTGATTGGGGACGACGTGAAGGTGGAAAGAATCGAGTACAAGAAATGTTAA
- the RAD9B gene encoding cell cycle checkpoint control protein RAD9B: MMKCVIGGARVRVFGRALHAIGRISDEFWIDPKEKGLFLRTVNSSRSAYGCVFFSSTFFQNYSYGNATEWSLNGETVQFACKLIIKAILPLFRCLHTHERNVEKCNIYTDVNDCHIVFKLFCKHGVVKTHSLAFQECEPLQAVFAKHLCTNVLKIHSRQLSDMLIHFPTYQEEITLGVTPMKVCFKTYIEDEMEFAKATHTEIHLSPDEFEYFQVGVDSEVTFCLKELRGLLVFAEALSVPVSVHFDVSGKPVAFSLEDTAIEALFVLATLSGTESCTATSKSQAKTGKCYFRPRFLVKHSFSDKGTVSLSLFLSLSMGKEGKSHVLGRELPRKIFLSSSKEYPRRPNIFQVLQAAKCGRSQTRKRPSRGPRLREKQSTNRQLQEERTHGSLRGLLHRGGTPGPNYNKFHSLFFGAVSPNEQSDAGLLPNLAAVSDAEEECAHGQLSPTF; encoded by the exons ATGATGAAGTGTGTCATTGGGGGCGCCCGTGTCAGAG TGTTTggaagggctctgcatgccatcggGAGGATCAGCGATGAATTCTGGATCGACCCAAAGGAAAAAGGA CTTTTCCTGAGGACGGTAAATAGTTCCAGATCTGCCTATGGCTGTGTCTTCTTTTCATCCACGTTCTTCCAAAATTATTCCTATGGAAACGCCACTGAATGGAGCCTGAATGGGGAGACTGTTCAATTCGCATGTAAATTAATAATCAAG gccattctgcctttgtttcgaTGCTTGCACACACACGAAAGAAATGTGGAAAAGTGCAACATTTACACAGACGTGAACGACTGCCATATTGTTTTTAAGCTATTCTGCAAACACG GTGTCGTGAAAACTCACAGCTTAGCTTTCCAGGAGTGTGAGCCTCTTCAAGCTGTGTTTGCAAAACATTTGTGTACCAATGTACTGAAAATCCACTCCAG GCAGCTGTCTGACATGCTGATCCACTTTCCGACGTACCAAGAAGAAATAACATTAGGTGTAACGCCAATGAAAGTTTGCTTCAAGACTTACATAGAGGATGAGATGG AATTTGCAAAGGCAACACATACGGAAATCCATCTCAGTCCTGATGAATTTGAATATTTTCAAGTCGGGGTAGATTCGGAAGTCACATTTTGCCTTAAAGAACTACGG GGTCTTCTGGTGTTCGCAGAAGCTCTCAGCGTCCCAGTCTCCGTCCATTTTGACGTATCTGGAAA GCCGGTCGCCTTCAGCCTCGAGGATACGGCAATAGAAGCACTGTTTGTTTTGGCCACTTTATCCGGTACCGAAAGCTGCACAGCGACCAGTAAATCACAAGCCAAAACAGGTAAATGTTATTTCAGGCCAAGATTTCTTGTAAAACACTCCTTTTCAGATAAGgggactgtctctctctctctctttctctctctcagtatGGGAAAGGAGGGAAAAAGTCACGTTCTCGGGAGAGAACTTCCTAGAAAGATATTCTTGTCCTCATCCAAAGAATATCCCAGGCGTCCGAATATATTTCAGGTTCTGCAGGCAGCCAAGTGTGGCAGAAGCCAGACGAGAAAACGTCCTTCACGG GGGCCCCGCCTTAGAGAGAAGCAATCAACAAACCGCCAGCTGCAGGAGGAACGCACCCATGGCTCCCTCCGAGGGCTTCTCCACAGGGGAGGAACCCCTGGTCCCAACTACAATAAG ttTCATTCCTTGTTCTTCGGAGCAGTTTCCCCTAACGAGCAAAGCGATGCCGGTTTGCTTCCCAATTTGGCAGCGGTGAGCGACGCAGAAGAGGAGTGCGCCCACGGGCAGCTCTCTCCGACGTTTTAA